The following proteins come from a genomic window of Pocillopora verrucosa isolate sample1 chromosome 6, ASM3666991v2, whole genome shotgun sequence:
- the LOC131784026 gene encoding glyoxylate/hydroxypyruvate reductase A-like, whose product MQLTWAGIDKAIPYILSQQNTSLKVTRFGGVFGPAMAQYVIGQIASWERDFRKSWSDQQKCDWNTDHYSYRVMPKLTIGILGLGDIGEYVAKMCKALGMTVWGVGRREKSDRQDTVDHYTTISRLPEVLQSCDYVCNLLPSTPATKYLLSGRVLESGKDKRPVFINVGRGNVIDEKSLILALDQGWISGAILDVCEVEPLPKESPLWKMPQVIITPHIAAISFPEEVAELFAENLLLFEAGEKLKFEVDVEQGY is encoded by the exons ATGCAGCTGACCTGGGCTGGAATAGATAAAGCTATTCCATATATCTTATCTCAGCAAAACACCTCACTGAAGGTAACAAGATTTGGCGGTGTCTTTGGTCCTGCTATGGCTCAGTATGTTATTGGTCAAATTGCCTCTTGGGAGAGGGATTTCAGAAAATCATGGAGTGATCAACAGAAATGCGACTG GAATACTGATCACTATTCTTACCGTGTGATGCCAAAACTGACCATTGGCATTCTTGGACTAGGAGACATTGGAGAATATGTTGCAAAGATGTGCAAAGCTCTTGGTATGACTGTCTGGGGTGTTGGGCGTCGTGAAAAGTCGGATAGACAAGATACAGTTGACCACTATACAACTATATCAAGACTTCCTGAAGTTCTACAGTCATGTGACTATGTATGTAACTTATTACCAAGTACACCTGCCACAAAGTATCTTTTATCTGGAAGAGTACTTGAGAGTGGTAAAGACAAGCGTCCCGTTTTCATTAATGTTGGCAGAGGAAATGTAATAGATGAAAAAAGTCTAATACTTGCATTAGATCAAGGGTGGATATCAGGTGCTATTTTAGATGTGTGTGAAGTTGAACCACTACCAAAGGAAAGTCCTTTGTGGAAGATGCCTCAAGTGATAATCACCCCTCACATTGCAGCAATTTCATTTCCAGAAGAG gttGCAGAGTTGTTTGCTGAAAACCTTTTGTTGTTTGAAGCTGGGGAAAAGCTCAAGTTTGAGGTGGATGTTGAACAGGGGTATTGA